The Papaver somniferum cultivar HN1 chromosome 3, ASM357369v1, whole genome shotgun sequence genome includes a region encoding these proteins:
- the LOC113361692 gene encoding uncharacterized protein LOC113361692 has translation MADSDSSTPTPPLTTPLSSKKENTVPIGSKIAELTESRAELLTRIQGLKQDLQSWRSKLDTQVKTYRDELSDLKKSLNVEVDQLKTEFQVLRTTLQQQQDDVTASLKNLGLHEISQDTKETANSAEIEKKSDEVQPPSSEEHSSMEVQPPVSE, from the exons ATGGCCGATTCAGATTCTTCTACTCCAACTCCTCCACTCACCACTCCTCTTTCCTCT AAGAAAGAGAATACGGTACCTATTGGGAGTAAAATCGCA GAACTTACTGAATCTAGGGCAGAGCTTTTGACTAGGATTCAAGGGTTAAAACAG GATTTGCAGAGTTGGAGATCCAAGCTAGatactcaagtaaaaacttaccGAGAT GAACTTTCTGATCTGAAAAAATCTCTTAATGTGGAAGTGGATCAACTAAAAACA GAGTTTCAAGTTCTCAGAACtactcttcaacaacaacaagatgATGTTACAGCAAGTCTAAAGAACCTGGGG CTACACGAAATATCACAAGATACCAAAGAAACCGCAAATTCTGCTGAGATTGAAAAGAAGAGTGATGAAGTTCAGCCTCCATCATCAGAGGAGCACAGCAGCATGGAAGTTCAACCACCAGTATCAGAATGA